Genomic window (Nicotiana sylvestris chromosome 7, ASM39365v2, whole genome shotgun sequence):
AGCGATGATCATGCGAAAGCAACCTGCATGATACGAGGCATTATTTACTTCTGCCCCTTTTTCAATAAAACACCAATTCTCTTCAACATGttgttattcttcttctttggcgaGTCATCTTCCAAGTCGTCCAAAAGTGGAGAACCAAGCTTTCCGCCTATAGTGTGGTAGTCTAAAGAACTTGTTCTCTCGACATATTTCCCGTTATTTCCAGCTGAAAGCATAGATGCAGCTGCTTCAGCAGCCTTTCTCCATTGATCGCATTGCACTTTTAACCTCCTCAGCTCGGTTTCCATCTCTGAGTTTGCAGTCTGTGCTGCATCCAACTCCTCAGTGACCCGTGCTACCTTTCTACTGCTCCTATCTGCTTCCTCAGTCAAATCTCCCAGCTTGATTAGAGCCTCACTTTCTGCAGTTTTTGCCGCTTCTACTAAGGCAAGTGCCTCGTCGCTCATTTTGGTACTCTCTGATTCCCTCTTTCCGATCTCTGACTTCAGCAGCTCATTTTCCTCCATAAGACTCTGCAGCTCATTCTCTTTGTCTAATAAATTTCCTCTTAGATCTCCCGAAATTGACTCAGATTGCTTCAGTTGAGCAGATAGTTCAAACTCTTTATCAGCTGACTGCATTTGCTCGACATGCAGACTTAGCCCCTTATTCTCATCTGAAATGTTTTGCAGTTCGGCTTCTTTGTTCATCAGTTTTTCTTTTAGCTCTTGCACTTCAGATTTTGTTTCATTTAATTTTGCCTCCCATTCGGCCTCCCTCTGAGTCGATTCAGATTTTGTGCGCTCCACTAGCTCGTAAGCACTTCTTATCTGCAAGGTGCTCTGTATGTATTCTTCCTGATACTTTCTCTCGGAAGCCTCTAAAGCAGCTCTTAGTTCACTTACCTCAGCTTTTAGTTCATCAGCTTCCACAGTTACGCCATTTCCTTCTGCAGCTACAGAACTTTCTGAAGACTGGAGTTTGCTGACAAGTTCCTCCAAAGAAGCCACTCGATCCTTTGATTTTTCCAACTCCAAAGACAAGGTTCTGCAGGCGTCCATCGCTTTCAGACCTTCAGAACGTAGAGTATCCTCAGTCATCTTGGACATTTCAAGCTGCATTTGAGCTTTGCTAACTTCTTCAAGCGAACAAGCCTCGGATTCCTTGCTATCGTTAAGCTGGTTTCTCAATTTCTCAACCAATGTAAGGGTCTCCATAAGTTCAACCCTTAAGCTTTGAATCTCAGCGTGAGCAGACTCAGCATGATGAGCTTGAGTGGCTTCAGAATCGGCCACTCGGTCCAACTGAATTTTAAGTTTCTGAATTTCATTCAAGGCAGATGCCAAAGCAGCAGAGTCCAACTCATGCTGCTTCTGGATAGCTTCAAGCTCGGATTCCCATGCTCGGTCTCGGTCCTGTGAGATCTTCCGCAACTCCAGAAGTCGAGCTTCCTCTGAATCTGAGAGCTCAAGTAGCTGCTTCTTAGAATCCTCGAGCTTTTCTGACATGACGGCGAGCTGCTTTTTGGCTTCATCGGCATCCTGTTGAGCCCTTTTCTTCAATGATTCAGAAGAATTAAGCTGGTCTTTCGCCTTCTTCAGCTCCTCTTGGAGTTGAGCAAGCTGGGCTTCCAAGTCGGATACTTTGCTTGGACGCTTCTTCTGTATTACACAAAATAAGAGCAATGGGCATCACACTAAAATTAGGTACCTTtaagaaggaaaagaacaaaaGATTAGAAAAGTGAAGCCCGGtgtactaagctcccgctatgcgcgggtccacggaagggccggaccacaagggtctattataggcagccttaccctgcatttctgcaagagactgtttccacggtttgaacccgtgacctcctggttgCTAGCAAATACTGTGAGTGCCTTGGACTAACAAGTAACTGAGCAAGAGAGTTTCTTCATTGACAACAGTGACATACAAAGGCCATCAAATATGGGAGGGCATCATGCGTCAGAAGCAAAGGGTTGTGCATGTACCGAAAGAAGATAACAACCCCAATCACTTTTAACCAATGTAATATGTTTAATCAAGAATGGACATGATAACGACTAGTCTTTTTAGCATGAATGGCGAGCAAGGATCAAAAGCTTATTGGGAGTAGACATATTTTACCTATATcctagtacaacaacaacaaacccagtataacccacaagtggagtctggaaaggatagtgtgtacgcagaccttaaccCTACCGTGTGCAAGTAGAAATGTTGTTTCCGCGAGACCCTTGACTCAAGGAACTTTACATATATCCTAGTAGACATAACTATTTGTAGACCTTCAAATAAAAGCTTTTTTCTCTTTGAGTAAGACCAAACATTTTTTTTAGGGATGGTAACAAGAGTAATACCATACATATTGTGACAGAAAAGAAATAATTTCAGTTGTACCAATTAGTCAGAAAAGCCATTTAAGAAAATTTGACATTCCAAGCATAGTCATTAAATCCAATTGAGAAGTACTGAATATCCAAGCTTAACACATAACACAATTACCTCTATCACTGGACTCCGAGGCGACCGGCGACCAACAACTTTAGGACTCCTGTCTTTAGGTGTCCTGGTTGCTGGATTTGGAGATGAAACAGAATCAGCATCTGAACCCGGAGTCTTGAGTTTTCGAGTTGTCTTTGGTGTAGCAGGAGATGtcctttgtggcacctccacagAAACAGTCCTTCAGCAACACGGGAGAAGATGAACAAGATAGTCAAACAGCTATTgcagacaacaacaacaaaaaaaaataaaactcattttaatcccacaagtggggtatggggagTATAGTGTGtgtgcagaccttacccctatctcgTGAAGGTAGAgagttgtttccaatagaccctcggctcaaaggaTTATGGCAAATAATAACCTAGTTCTTAAAAGACATGGACCAATACAGGCTCGCAGATTAGCACCACTTTTTTTTTAATGTATGCCAGTTGTTTCCGCGAAAACTTTACCACTGGCTTCTTTTAGAGCACAATCAGCCTTACAGCTGTTCTATTTGTTGTACCAATATGTTACAGAAGTTTCAATGTGAATTTTGTAATATGATCAGCCATCAAATATCTAAAAAACTGCAAGATGATAGATGTGATATTAGATACTAACGTAATGTTTTAACTTCCTTCGTACAGGGTAACTGCACATAATTTCATTCCCCATACAGAAAAAGTTGATCTCCCGATCTTCAACATTCATAGCTTGGGAATTTCACAGCACAATTCAGTTATGAGCATTTCGATAATATAATTCTTGAATAAGTTAACCTTAGAATGTAGAATTATAGACAACTGTCAATGACATTATACCTTaacaatcaaaaaaaaagaatcataAACCACTGTAGTAACTCTTGCTTAAAGGACCACTGAGCTCTAGACAAAGAGCATCCTCCGACTTAGTAGTCAAGGACTGTGAACGAATGCACTAAAAACTAGAAGGCAATAATTGAACATGAAAACCTATAGTTGATAAACTAACAAAACCAACGTTCCGGTCTCATGAAGAGAGAGGAAAATAAGAAGGAAAACAAAAGCAAGGCATTTGAATTATCAGCAAGAGATCAAGAGATGCAAAATAGGAGGTCATAAACAACAACATGAATGAATTAGAAATAGTAATACCTTGCTTTTGGTGTCTGCATATTAACTTACTCTCAGCAGTAAATGTAGAAATGTGAAAAACTGAATGAGCTTTGTACTAAAGACCAGCTGACCCACAACACCTGAAATAATCCAGAGGATTCCTTAGCCGAGAAAGAAATTGTTATGTGTGTACATATGCAAAAGACAAATAAGGGTAGATGACTAATCTGTAAACTTTAATCCACATTCAAATTTGGaaataaaactaaacaaaaaacaCTGTCCCTTCAAAGAAACTCCAGATAAACTACCTCCACTCCACCAACCAAACCtacaatggaaaaagaagaaaccAAAAAAGGACCAAAAAAAAATACAATGGAAAAAGGCAGCCAGATGC
Coding sequences:
- the LOC104244045 gene encoding interactor of constitutive active ROPs 2, chloroplastic-like, translating into MQTPKARTVSVEVPQRTSPATPKTTRKLKTPGSDADSVSSPNPATRTPKDRSPKVVGRRSPRSPVIEKKRPSKVSDLEAQLAQLQEELKKAKDQLNSSESLKKRAQQDADEAKKQLAVMSEKLEDSKKQLLELSDSEEARLLELRKISQDRDRAWESELEAIQKQHELDSAALASALNEIQKLKIQLDRVADSEATQAHHAESAHAEIQSLRVELMETLTLVEKLRNQLNDSKESEACSLEEVSKAQMQLEMSKMTEDTLRSEGLKAMDACRTLSLELEKSKDRVASLEELVSKLQSSESSVAAEGNGVTVEADELKAEVSELRAALEASERKYQEEYIQSTLQIRSAYELVERTKSESTQREAEWEAKLNETKSEVQELKEKLMNKEAELQNISDENKGLSLHVEQMQSADKEFELSAQLKQSESISGDLRGNLLDKENELQSLMEENELLKSEIGKRESESTKMSDEALALVEAAKTAESEALIKLGDLTEEADRSSRKVARVTEELDAAQTANSEMETELRRLKVQCDQWRKAAEAAASMLSAGNNGKYVERTSSLDYHTIGGKLGSPLLDDLEDDSPKKKNNNMLKRIGVLLKKGQK